The following proteins come from a genomic window of Mus musculus strain 129S1/SvImJ chromosome 16 genomic scaffold, GRCm38.p6 alternate locus group 129S1/SvImJ 129S1/SVIMJ_MMCHR16_CTG1:
- the Tssk2 gene encoding testis-specific serine/threonine-protein kinase 2, whose amino-acid sequence MDDAAVLRKKGYIVGINLGKGSYAKVKSAYSERLKFNVAVKIIDRKKTPTDFVERFLPREMDILATVNHRSIIKTYEIFETSDGRIYIVMELGVQGDLLEFIKCRGALHEDVARKMFRQLSSAVKYCHDLDVVHRDLKCENLLLDKDFNIKLSDFGFSKRCLRDGSGRIVLSKTFCGSAAYAAPEVLQGIPYQPKVYDIWSLGVILYIMVCGSMPYDDSDIKKMLRIQKEHRVDFPRSKNLTGECKDLIYRILQPDVNRRLHIDEILSHSWLQPPKPKAMSSASFKREGEGKYRADCKLDTRPGSRPEHRPDHKLATKPQQRMLVTPENEDRMEDRLAETSRAKDHHISGAEVEKAST is encoded by the coding sequence ATGGACGATGCGGCGGTCCTAAGGAAGAAGGGTTACATCGTGGGAATCAATCTGGGCAAGGGCTCCTACGCAAAAGTCAAATCTGCCTACTCAGAGCGCCTCAAGTTCAATGTGGCAGTCAAGATCATAGACCGCAAGAAAACACCCACTGACTTTGTGGAGAGATTCCTTCCTAGGGAGATGGACATCCTGGCGACCGTCAACCACCGTTCCATCATTAAGACCTACGAGATCTTTGAGACCTCTGATGGACGCATCTACATTGTCATGGAGCTGGGCGTCCAGGGCGACCTCCTCGAGTTCATCAAGTGCCGAGGAGCCCTGCATGAGGATGTGGCACGCAAGATGTTCCGCCAGCTCTCCTCAGCCGTCAAGTACTGCCACGACCTGGATGTCGTCCACCGAGACCTCAAATGTGAGAACCTTCTGCTTGACAAGGACTTCAACATCAAACTGTCTGACTTCGGCTTCTCCAAGCGCTGCCTGCGGGACGGGAGTGGGCGCATCGTCCTCAGCAAAACCTTCTGTGGGTCAGCAGCTTATGCAGCCCCCGAGGTGCTGCAGGGCATCCCCTACCAGCCCAAGGTGTATGACATCTGGAGCCTGGGTGTGATTCTCTACATCATGGTCTGTGGCTCCATGCCCTACGATGACTCTGACATCAAAAAGATGCTGCGCATCCAGAAGGAGCACCGAGTGGACTTCCCACGCTCCAAGAACCTAACTGGTGAGTGCAAGGACCTCATCTACCGCATCCTACAGCCAGATGTCAACCGGCGGCTGCACATTGATGAGATCCTTAGCCACTCATGGCTACAGCCCCCCAAGCCCAAAGCCATGTCTTCTGCCTCCTtcaagagggagggggaaggcaaGTATCGAGCTGATTGCAAGTTGGATACTCGACCAGGCTCCAGACCCGAACACCGGCCTGACCACAAGCTGGCGACCAAACCCCAGCAACGGATGCTGGTGACACCCGAGAATGAAGACAGGATGGAAGACAGGCTGGCTGAGACTTCCAGAGCTAAAGACCATCACATTTCTGGAGCTGAGGTGGAGAAAGCAAGTACCTAG